In Macaca thibetana thibetana isolate TM-01 chromosome 8, ASM2454274v1, whole genome shotgun sequence, one DNA window encodes the following:
- the LOC126960627 gene encoding programmed cell death protein 5 produces the protein MADEELEALRRQRLAELQAKHGDPGDAAQQEAKHREAEMRNSILAQVLDQSARARLSNLALVKPEKTKAVENYLIQMARYGQLSEKVSEQGLIEILKKVSQQTEKTTTVKFNRRKVMDSDEDDDY, from the coding sequence ATGGCGGACGAGGAGCTTGAGGCGctgaggagacagaggctggcCGAGCTGCAGGCCAAGCATGGGGATCCTGGCGATGCGGCCCAACAGGAAGCAAAGCACAGGGAAGCAGAAATGAGAAACAGTATCTTAGCCCAAGTTCTGGATCAGTCGGCCCGGGCCAGGTTAAGTAACTTAGCACTTGTAAAGCCTGAAAAAACTAAAGCAGTGGAGAATTACCTCATACAGATGGCAAGATATGGACAACTGAGTGAGAAGGTATCAGAACAAGGTTTAATAGAAATCCTTAAAAAAGTAAgccaacaaacagaaaagacGACAACAGTGAAATTCAACAGGAGAAAAGTAATGGACtctgatgaagatgatgattaTTGA